Proteins from a genomic interval of uncultured Desulfuromusa sp.:
- a CDS encoding 4-oxalocrotonate tautomerase family protein: MPYVELNLTTGATKEQKAQLVEGITDLLVTILDKNPSSTQIVIKEFQPDSWGISGRSVKSLREEGKTAHISKK, from the coding sequence ATGCCATATGTTGAGCTGAACTTGACAACCGGTGCTACAAAAGAGCAGAAAGCACAACTGGTTGAGGGAATTACTGATTTATTGGTAACTATTCTCGATAAAAATCCTTCTTCGACGCAAATTGTCATCAAGGAATTTCAGCCTGACAGCTGGGGGATATCCGGCCGTTCGGTTAAGTCTTTACGCGAAGAGGGTAAGACCGCACATATCTCAAAAAAATAA
- a CDS encoding zf-TFIIB domain-containing protein yields the protein MADAWEDRKKALENEFFHKKEQEAVAKMKQDAAAAACLGRCPKCGKVLEPITFHGVPLDNCSDCGGVWLGPEDLKVLAAKDHRSWFERWFDRDGENSN from the coding sequence ATGGCGGATGCCTGGGAGGACCGTAAAAAGGCTCTTGAAAATGAATTCTTCCATAAAAAAGAGCAGGAAGCTGTGGCTAAAATGAAGCAGGACGCAGCAGCTGCTGCCTGTTTAGGACGTTGTCCTAAGTGTGGCAAAGTTCTTGAACCGATAACTTTTCATGGTGTTCCTCTGGACAATTGTTCTGATTGCGGTGGCGTCTGGCTAGGCCCGGAAGACTTGAAGGTCCTGGCAGCAAAGGATCATCGGAGCTGGTTTGAACGTTGGTTTGACAGAGATGGTGAAAACTCAAATTGA
- the eno gene encoding phosphopyruvate hydratase, with amino-acid sequence MSEIIDIYAREILDSRGNPTVEVEVALETGVIGRAAVPSGASTGEREALELRDGDKNRYLGKGVLKAVEHVNEVIAAELVGWEASDQVGIDRKLLLLDGTDFKSKLGANALLGVSMACAKAAAEDAGLPLYQYIGGANAKELPLPMMNIINGGEHADNNVDIQEFMIMPAGADSFKEALRMGAEIFHALKKVLKDKGYNTSVGDEGGFAPNLKSNEEALQVIMEAIAAAGYKAGEDILLALDVAASEIFKEGQYNFANEKQALKTAEETVAFYAELVDRYPIISIEDGLAENDWDGWKLMTEKLGDKIQIVGDDLFVTNTKILKEGIDKGIANSILIKVNQIGTLTETLEAIEMAKRAGYTAVVSHRSGETEDTTIADLAVATNAGQIKTGSLCRTDRICKYNQLLRIEDELDETALFRGKDVFYNL; translated from the coding sequence ATGAGTGAAATTATCGATATCTACGCCCGTGAGATCCTGGACTCACGCGGCAATCCAACAGTAGAAGTGGAAGTTGCACTTGAAACAGGAGTCATTGGCCGGGCAGCGGTACCCAGTGGTGCATCAACCGGAGAACGGGAAGCCCTGGAACTTCGCGATGGCGACAAAAACCGCTATCTCGGCAAAGGTGTATTAAAAGCGGTTGAACATGTTAACGAGGTTATTGCCGCAGAACTCGTTGGCTGGGAGGCCAGCGATCAAGTCGGCATCGATCGAAAATTATTACTGCTGGATGGAACCGATTTCAAAAGTAAACTCGGTGCCAATGCCCTGCTTGGAGTTTCCATGGCTTGCGCGAAAGCAGCAGCCGAGGATGCCGGCTTACCGCTCTACCAATACATCGGTGGTGCTAATGCCAAGGAATTGCCACTGCCGATGATGAACATTATTAATGGCGGAGAACATGCTGACAATAACGTGGATATTCAGGAATTCATGATCATGCCTGCCGGTGCTGATAGCTTCAAAGAAGCACTACGGATGGGCGCAGAAATATTTCACGCACTTAAAAAGGTCCTGAAGGACAAGGGCTACAATACCTCTGTCGGTGATGAAGGAGGCTTTGCCCCCAACCTGAAGAGCAATGAAGAAGCCCTGCAGGTGATCATGGAAGCCATTGCCGCTGCGGGTTATAAAGCAGGTGAAGATATTCTTCTGGCTCTGGATGTCGCTGCATCGGAAATTTTTAAAGAGGGTCAGTACAATTTTGCCAACGAAAAACAGGCGCTCAAAACGGCCGAGGAAACGGTCGCATTTTATGCTGAGCTGGTTGATCGCTACCCCATCATTTCCATTGAAGATGGGCTTGCTGAAAATGACTGGGATGGCTGGAAACTGATGACGGAAAAGCTGGGAGATAAAATTCAGATTGTCGGTGATGACCTTTTTGTCACCAATACCAAAATTCTTAAAGAAGGAATCGATAAAGGAATTGCCAACTCCATTCTCATCAAGGTCAACCAAATCGGCACCTTGACAGAAACGCTGGAGGCAATTGAAATGGCCAAGCGTGCCGGTTATACCGCAGTGGTTTCCCACCGCTCGGGAGAAACCGAAGATACAACAATAGCAGATCTTGCGGTAGCGACGAATGCAGGTCAGATAAAAACCGGCTCACTCTGCCGGACGGATCGGATTTGCAAATACAACCAGTTACTTCGTATAGAAGACGAGCTGGATGAAACAGCCCTATTCAGAGGCAAGGACGTTTTCTATAATCTATAA
- the tgt gene encoding tRNA guanosine(34) transglycosylase Tgt, with translation MFQFKLLKEDQHSRARRGQLKTPHGVIETPIFMPVGTHGALKAMTPAQVEETEAQIILSNTYHLHLKPGEGLVKKAGGLHKFMNWKKPILTDSGGFQVFSLPKKRIGEDGVHFRHELTGEEIFLGPKEAMQIENDLGADIIMAFDECIPYPTTHDYAAKSVKKTIRWAENCLKHHSRTDQALFGIVQGGVYDDLRRECAETLTAMDFPGYAIGGVSVGEGLDLLKKVVEYTEPFMPKNKPRYLMGVGLPEDILESIERGMDMFDCVIPTRYARSATLFTKRGKIRLTNRNFRRDFFPVDPSCDCYCCRNFTRAYLHHLFNANEILSATLAAIHNVRFYLNMVAGARTAIEAGDYPAFKKDFLGEYLSTKK, from the coding sequence ATGTTTCAGTTTAAATTATTGAAAGAAGATCAACACAGTCGCGCCCGGCGTGGTCAACTGAAAACACCGCATGGGGTTATAGAAACGCCGATCTTCATGCCCGTCGGAACGCACGGGGCACTTAAAGCGATGACTCCGGCTCAGGTAGAAGAAACTGAAGCCCAAATTATCCTTTCAAACACCTACCATTTACACCTCAAACCAGGAGAAGGATTGGTTAAAAAAGCCGGTGGACTGCACAAATTTATGAACTGGAAAAAGCCGATACTCACTGATAGTGGCGGGTTCCAAGTCTTTTCTCTACCGAAAAAAAGAATTGGTGAAGATGGGGTTCATTTTCGTCATGAGCTCACCGGTGAAGAAATTTTTCTAGGTCCCAAAGAAGCGATGCAGATAGAAAATGACCTGGGGGCTGACATCATTATGGCCTTTGACGAATGTATCCCCTATCCAACCACCCACGACTATGCAGCAAAATCAGTTAAAAAAACCATTCGCTGGGCTGAAAATTGTTTGAAACACCACTCAAGAACAGATCAAGCACTTTTTGGAATTGTTCAGGGAGGTGTTTACGATGATTTGCGCCGTGAGTGTGCTGAAACCTTGACAGCAATGGATTTTCCCGGTTACGCCATCGGTGGTGTCAGTGTTGGAGAAGGATTGGATCTCCTGAAAAAAGTGGTTGAATACACCGAACCCTTCATGCCAAAAAACAAGCCACGCTATCTCATGGGGGTTGGCTTACCGGAAGATATCCTTGAGTCCATTGAACGCGGTATGGACATGTTTGATTGTGTCATCCCGACCCGCTATGCCCGTAGTGCTACGCTATTCACAAAACGTGGTAAAATCAGGCTGACCAATCGCAATTTTCGCAGGGACTTTTTTCCAGTTGACCCCTCATGCGACTGCTATTGCTGCCGCAACTTTACTCGTGCCTACCTGCACCATCTTTTCAATGCCAACGAAATCCTCTCGGCAACACTGGCAGCAATACACAATGTCCGCTTTTATCTCAATATGGTTGCTGGGGCGCGAACGGCGATAGAAGCAGGTGATTACCCGGCGTTCAAAAAGGACTTTCTCGGGGAGTATTTATCCACCAAAAAATAA
- a CDS encoding septal ring lytic transglycosylase RlpA family protein, which yields MSRRLRFLIYPVLIFFLSSCGGHTTRVIETPETRELEGWQKPYEVDGQRYQPLRDHQGFQQRGIASWYGRKFHGRKTSNGELYDMYGMSAAHKTLPMGVYVKVTHLGTGRHIVVRVNDRGPFVAGRIIDLSYGAARQLGIVDSGTAQVQVQALGYRSTDENRPPRFSSAGNYDSGSFAVQIAAFSSSSNAYQLAEKMGHQYGKAIVSTGLSNGQKIYRVRVGHFTSLKQAEIAARDLTLGGFSGSYVIAFE from the coding sequence GTGAGTCGACGGTTACGTTTTCTAATCTACCCTGTTTTGATATTTTTCCTGTCAAGTTGTGGTGGTCACACAACGCGCGTCATTGAAACACCGGAGACCCGAGAGCTGGAAGGTTGGCAGAAGCCATATGAAGTTGATGGTCAACGCTATCAGCCCTTGCGTGATCATCAGGGTTTTCAGCAGCGTGGAATTGCCAGCTGGTACGGACGTAAGTTCCATGGACGCAAAACCAGTAACGGTGAATTGTACGATATGTATGGTATGAGCGCTGCCCATAAGACCTTACCGATGGGAGTTTATGTCAAGGTCACTCATTTGGGGACCGGCCGCCATATTGTTGTACGGGTCAATGATCGAGGTCCCTTTGTCGCCGGTCGCATCATTGATCTCTCTTATGGTGCCGCCAGGCAGTTGGGAATCGTTGACTCAGGGACGGCACAGGTACAAGTGCAGGCTCTTGGTTATCGATCGACAGATGAAAATCGTCCCCCCCGTTTCAGTTCTGCCGGAAATTATGATTCAGGGAGTTTTGCTGTCCAGATAGCGGCATTCTCGAGTTCCTCCAACGCTTATCAGTTGGCGGAAAAAATGGGTCATCAATATGGCAAAGCTATTGTGTCAACAGGACTCAGCAATGGCCAGAAGATTTATCGGGTTCGTGTTGGCCATTTCACTTCTTTAAAACAGGCGGAAATAGCGGCCAGAGATTTAACCCTGGGAGGTTTCTCAGGGAGTTATGTTATTGCTTTTGAATGA
- the ahcY gene encoding adenosylhomocysteinase, with translation MSTFRDFKVKDLAAAEWGRKEILLAQEEMPGLMALRTEYAGQYPLKGARISGSLHMTIQTAVLIETLIELGAQVRWCSCNIFSTQDHAAAAVVVGPKGTVTEPQGVPVYAWKGESLAEYWWCTEQALTWPEGEYPNMILDDGGDATMFVLKGSEWEKGSVPELSDDDPEDWCELVNALGESIAKNPGRWIQTAASIKGVTEETTTGVHRLYQMAEEGSLLFPAMNVNDAVTKSKFDNVYGCRHSLVDGIMRATDVMISGKVSVVCGYGDVGKGCCQSLRGQGARVIVTEIDPICALQALMEGYEVKRVEDVLDYADIYVTTTGNKNVITLEHMRQMKNNAIVGNIGHFDNEIEMMAVERDESVTRENIKPQVDRWIFEDGHGVIVLAEGRLLNLGCATGHPSFVMSNSFTNQVMAQIELFNHSDNYENKVYVLPKLLDEKVARLHLDKLGAKLTVLTDEQSKYLGVPVSGPFKPETYRY, from the coding sequence GTGTCTACTTTTCGTGATTTTAAAGTAAAAGATCTTGCGGCTGCTGAATGGGGGCGCAAGGAAATTTTGCTTGCGCAGGAAGAAATGCCTGGATTAATGGCCTTGCGTACGGAATATGCGGGGCAATACCCTCTAAAGGGAGCACGGATTTCCGGTTCCCTGCACATGACAATTCAAACTGCAGTCTTGATCGAAACTTTAATTGAATTGGGAGCGCAGGTTCGCTGGTGCTCCTGTAATATCTTTTCTACGCAGGATCATGCTGCTGCTGCTGTGGTTGTTGGCCCCAAGGGGACAGTTACGGAACCACAAGGGGTGCCCGTTTATGCCTGGAAGGGCGAATCTCTTGCAGAGTACTGGTGGTGTACAGAGCAGGCATTAACGTGGCCGGAAGGTGAATATCCGAATATGATTCTTGATGATGGTGGCGATGCGACCATGTTTGTCCTCAAGGGAAGTGAATGGGAAAAAGGGAGCGTTCCTGAGCTTTCTGATGATGATCCGGAAGATTGGTGTGAACTAGTCAACGCACTGGGAGAATCCATCGCTAAAAACCCGGGGAGGTGGATTCAGACAGCTGCTTCAATTAAAGGTGTCACAGAAGAAACGACAACCGGTGTCCATCGCCTGTACCAAATGGCGGAAGAAGGCAGCTTATTGTTTCCGGCGATGAATGTTAACGATGCGGTGACCAAATCTAAGTTTGATAATGTGTACGGTTGTCGCCACTCTCTGGTTGATGGCATTATGCGTGCCACGGATGTGATGATTTCCGGTAAGGTTTCTGTGGTCTGCGGCTATGGTGATGTCGGCAAGGGGTGTTGCCAGTCTTTGCGTGGTCAAGGGGCTCGAGTGATTGTCACGGAGATTGATCCGATCTGTGCTCTGCAGGCGCTGATGGAAGGCTACGAGGTCAAGCGGGTTGAAGATGTGCTCGATTATGCCGATATCTATGTGACAACGACCGGGAACAAAAATGTTATTACCCTCGAGCATATGCGGCAGATGAAAAATAACGCTATCGTTGGTAATATCGGTCATTTCGACAATGAGATAGAGATGATGGCCGTTGAAAGAGATGAGTCTGTCACCAGGGAAAATATCAAACCACAAGTTGATCGTTGGATTTTTGAAGATGGACATGGTGTTATTGTTCTTGCAGAAGGACGCTTGCTGAATCTGGGCTGTGCGACAGGTCATCCGAGCTTTGTTATGTCCAACTCATTTACCAACCAGGTTATGGCGCAAATTGAATTGTTTAATCATTCAGATAATTATGAAAATAAAGTTTATGTCCTGCCCAAGCTTCTTGACGAAAAAGTGGCCAGATTGCATCTGGACAAGTTGGGAGCCAAGTTGACTGTCCTTACGGATGAACAGTCTAAGTATCTGGGTGTACCGGTATCGGGCCCATTTAAGCCGGAGACTTATCGTTACTGA
- a CDS encoding cold-shock protein — MAEGTVKWFNDSKGFGFIEQDNGPDVFAHFSAITGEGFKSLSEGARVSFDVVDGQKGPQAANIVRL, encoded by the coding sequence ATGGCAGAAGGAACAGTTAAATGGTTTAATGATTCTAAGGGTTTTGGTTTTATCGAGCAAGATAACGGCCCGGACGTGTTCGCACATTTTTCAGCAATTACAGGGGAAGGTTTCAAATCTTTGTCTGAAGGTGCGCGCGTTAGCTTTGATGTCGTTGATGGTCAAAAAGGACCTCAAGCAGCCAATATCGTACGGCTCTAA
- the lptF gene encoding LPS export ABC transporter permease LptF, translating to MSSIRIHKYILKEISIPAFLSLLIFTFVLLMGKIPRLAELVINKGVPTVKILQLFSFLLPTFLSITIPLSFLLGILLAFGRFSADSEFVALKASGISLYNLVKPVFLLAIIFSLLTAWITISIEPTSKTAFRSQLFQIASSSASVSVKPGIFNDEFDGIVLYARGVDENRGTMQDVFISDGREDETPAIITAQQGRLISNPNQYSLTLRLNDGSIHRRPTKEKKSTYQVVSFTSYDINLDMGSELNNNKRRRSRGELSWADLNSAIDNAKNDKSRASLQVEKHERIVIAFAPLVLVLIGVPLGLQSQRSGKGAGFALALVVFLVYYVLLSFAGTLAGKGIFPAAIILWLPNFCFLLGGSWFLHNTAIEKDLQLFTIPKRLFNRLTSRSHKKRERP from the coding sequence GGGAAGATCCCCCGTCTGGCTGAGCTGGTCATCAATAAAGGGGTTCCAACTGTTAAGATTCTGCAGCTTTTCAGTTTCCTGCTGCCAACTTTTTTGAGTATCACGATTCCCCTCTCCTTTTTACTGGGAATCCTGCTGGCATTTGGTCGTTTTTCTGCAGACAGTGAATTTGTAGCTCTTAAAGCATCAGGGATCAGCCTCTACAATCTGGTAAAACCGGTTTTCCTTCTGGCAATAATCTTCAGTCTGCTCACGGCCTGGATCACCATCAGCATAGAACCTACAAGTAAAACCGCCTTTCGCAGCCAGTTATTTCAGATTGCCTCCAGCAGTGCCAGCGTCAGTGTCAAACCGGGTATATTTAATGATGAGTTTGACGGAATTGTCCTCTATGCCAGAGGAGTGGATGAAAATCGCGGCACGATGCAAGATGTTTTTATCTCCGACGGCCGAGAAGATGAAACCCCGGCGATTATCACCGCACAGCAAGGTCGTCTCATTTCCAACCCCAACCAGTACAGTCTAACCTTGCGCCTGAACGATGGCAGCATTCACCGCAGACCAACAAAAGAGAAAAAATCAACATATCAGGTTGTCAGCTTTACCAGTTACGATATCAATCTGGATATGGGGAGTGAACTCAACAACAACAAAAGGCGTCGATCACGAGGGGAACTTTCCTGGGCAGATTTGAACAGTGCCATTGATAACGCCAAAAATGATAAAAGCAGAGCCAGCCTCCAGGTCGAAAAACATGAACGTATCGTGATCGCCTTTGCTCCGTTGGTGCTGGTTCTGATTGGAGTTCCCCTGGGACTACAATCTCAACGCTCAGGCAAGGGAGCGGGTTTTGCTCTGGCTCTGGTGGTCTTCCTTGTCTATTACGTGTTACTGAGCTTTGCAGGCACCCTTGCAGGAAAAGGGATATTCCCGGCAGCGATTATTCTCTGGTTGCCGAATTTTTGTTTTTTGCTCGGAGGATCCTGGTTCCTCCACAATACTGCAATTGAAAAAGACCTGCAGCTCTTCACCATCCCGAAGCGCCTCTTCAACCGCCTGACGTCTCGTTCCCACAAAAAAAGAGAGAGACCATGA
- the cas6 gene encoding CRISPR system precrRNA processing endoribonuclease RAMP protein Cas6 — MSYYAPFPFELQQVEYVKLYFYLENSNYFDLPDLGLLQLRRELRQGLKSFSDLGQDDYARELTQLLQPDLPDDPVLLRQIQQPSPAFVISPDTSLCGLIAPKQRICLPVLFLGSGIKAIDFFVSLLQHLGTRGLYHGCGRYILEGVEAEDGSGVRSMLWSKGKQTYSLNPPVCRLSWWLERKPSFENSVQFEIVTPLRILRQGKPFFKAGFADIFPFLLRRVTSLLAAYAGVELSPYPAHYISMAKQVKVVQNSFHWKDWRTLNNEHGDQNLGGLMGALKMQGDELSELLWLLQLGHLFNIGKGATYGAGQYRLIYS; from the coding sequence GTGAGCTACTATGCTCCGTTTCCATTCGAGCTGCAACAAGTAGAATACGTGAAATTATATTTTTATCTGGAGAACAGCAATTATTTTGACCTGCCGGATCTTGGTTTGCTGCAACTCCGGCGTGAATTACGACAGGGACTTAAAAGTTTTTCCGACTTGGGTCAGGACGATTATGCCCGTGAATTGACGCAACTGCTGCAGCCGGATCTTCCGGATGATCCTGTCTTATTGCGGCAGATTCAGCAACCTTCTCCAGCCTTCGTGATTTCACCGGATACGTCTCTGTGTGGATTGATCGCACCGAAGCAGCGGATATGCCTTCCGGTTCTTTTTTTAGGCTCTGGAATCAAGGCCATTGATTTTTTTGTTTCTTTGCTACAACATTTAGGAACACGAGGTCTTTATCACGGTTGTGGACGATATATTTTAGAGGGGGTTGAAGCTGAAGACGGTAGCGGGGTGAGGTCGATGCTCTGGTCAAAGGGTAAACAGACTTATTCCTTGAATCCTCCCGTTTGCCGTTTGTCCTGGTGGTTAGAGCGAAAGCCATCTTTTGAAAATTCTGTTCAATTTGAAATTGTGACTCCACTGCGGATTCTGCGTCAAGGGAAACCATTTTTTAAGGCTGGATTTGCAGATATTTTTCCTTTTCTTCTGCGCCGGGTGACTTCGCTTCTGGCTGCCTATGCCGGGGTAGAATTGAGTCCTTATCCTGCGCATTACATATCAATGGCAAAACAGGTCAAAGTTGTTCAGAATAGTTTTCATTGGAAAGATTGGCGCACTCTTAACAACGAACATGGTGATCAGAACTTAGGTGGGTTGATGGGGGCTTTAAAGATGCAAGGTGATGAGCTTTCTGAGTTGCTGTGGCTTTTGCAGCTTGGTCATCTTTTTAACATTGGAAAAGGGGCTACCTATGGGGCTGGACAATATCGATTGATTTATAGTTGA
- the lptG gene encoding LPS export ABC transporter permease LptG, protein MKTLNRFLLQHFIRILSLCVAAFIGIYLLIDFFEKVDDFIDHKATIGDYFVYLFNNIPVIFTQILPLAILTTMVLTLGGLSRTNEVTAMRACGVSLWKIVQPLMTLTLLLSLLLLLLNEFTIPWNTKQLNNLLEVKLKGKQQVQLTRNEIWYRNNNQIINIAVAQPQNLKLQGIVIFTFDAQQKIKNRQDIDLAMFENGVWLAANMVERTFDTTSGDMLQVNRFKKVALDLDRSPEDFSGREDMNNELNFRQLLSVAKKLEQEGYDSTRQRVDMHTRVAAPFTCIIMGFLGIPFALQRGRNSNLALGIGLSLGIGVVYFIIQSLVTAFGYSNALPPIFAAWTANFIFLLMGIWLLLNVEE, encoded by the coding sequence ATGAAAACTCTCAACCGTTTCCTGTTGCAACACTTCATTCGGATTCTTTCTCTCTGTGTCGCGGCTTTTATAGGCATTTACCTGTTAATCGATTTCTTTGAAAAAGTTGATGATTTTATTGATCACAAAGCCACAATCGGCGATTATTTTGTTTATCTCTTCAACAACATTCCGGTGATCTTTACCCAGATTCTTCCTCTGGCAATCCTGACAACCATGGTTTTGACTCTCGGTGGGCTCAGCCGAACCAATGAAGTTACTGCCATGCGCGCCTGTGGTGTCAGTCTCTGGAAAATCGTGCAACCGCTCATGACTCTGACCTTGCTACTGTCACTCTTGCTGTTATTATTGAATGAATTTACGATCCCATGGAATACCAAACAGCTCAACAACCTTCTGGAAGTGAAGCTCAAGGGCAAGCAGCAAGTCCAATTGACAAGAAATGAAATCTGGTATCGCAACAATAACCAGATTATCAATATAGCTGTGGCTCAACCACAGAACCTAAAATTGCAGGGAATCGTCATCTTTACCTTCGATGCTCAGCAAAAAATCAAAAATCGACAGGACATCGATCTTGCTATGTTTGAAAATGGGGTTTGGCTGGCTGCCAACATGGTTGAGAGAACTTTCGACACGACTTCGGGGGACATGCTACAGGTGAACCGCTTTAAAAAAGTAGCTTTAGATCTCGATCGTTCCCCTGAAGATTTTTCCGGGCGAGAAGATATGAATAATGAGCTGAATTTCAGACAACTGCTATCAGTCGCCAAAAAGCTGGAACAGGAAGGCTACGATTCAACGCGACAACGAGTCGACATGCACACTCGGGTTGCAGCACCATTCACCTGTATAATCATGGGATTTTTGGGAATTCCTTTTGCCTTGCAAAGAGGTCGAAACAGTAATCTTGCTCTCGGTATCGGGCTCAGTTTAGGCATTGGGGTTGTCTACTTTATTATTCAGTCACTGGTGACCGCTTTTGGTTATTCTAATGCCCTTCCCCCAATATTTGCAGCCTGGACAGCTAACTTCATCTTTCTGCTCATGGGAATATGGCTGTTACTGAACGTAGAGGAATAA